A stretch of Paenibacillus mucilaginosus 3016 DNA encodes these proteins:
- a CDS encoding futalosine hydrolase gives MNSSTSGVHSAGQDGRVLIITAVDAEREAVLRGLGRSARFEVIAAGVGPAAAAAGTAAALAAGNYRLVVSAGIGGGFPGRAAVGSIVAATAIVAADLGAETPEGFRSVDELGFGSSRLAVDSARTARFAEALAAAGLPGASGPVLTVSTVTGSAATAEALAVRVPGAAAEAMEGFGVATAAAQYGLPVMEVRAISNAVGPRDRAAWRIPEALKALEAASTLFLEVL, from the coding sequence ATGAATTCTTCAACCAGCGGCGTCCATTCTGCCGGGCAGGATGGGCGTGTGCTTATCATCACCGCCGTCGACGCCGAGCGGGAGGCCGTGCTCCGCGGTCTCGGCCGCTCCGCTCGCTTCGAGGTCATCGCCGCAGGGGTGGGCCCGGCCGCCGCTGCCGCCGGTACGGCCGCAGCCCTTGCGGCCGGGAACTACCGCCTCGTCGTCAGCGCCGGCATCGGCGGGGGCTTCCCCGGCCGGGCGGCCGTCGGCTCGATCGTCGCCGCCACGGCCATCGTGGCCGCCGACCTCGGCGCGGAGACACCGGAGGGCTTCCGCAGCGTGGACGAGCTCGGCTTCGGCAGCTCCCGGCTGGCGGTCGACAGCGCGAGGACGGCCCGCTTCGCGGAGGCGCTCGCCGCCGCCGGGCTGCCGGGCGCAAGCGGGCCGGTGCTCACCGTCTCGACGGTGACCGGCTCCGCCGCCACAGCCGAAGCGCTTGCCGTGCGGGTGCCCGGTGCTGCCGCCGAGGCCATGGAAGGCTTCGGCGTGGCCACCGCCGCCGCGCAGTACGGACTTCCCGTGATGGAGGTCCGCGCCATCTCCAATGCGGTCGGTCCGAGGGACCGTGCCGCCTGGCGCATTCCCGAAGCGCTGAAGGCGCTTGAAGCAGCAAGTACCCTTTTCCTGGAGGTCCTGTAA
- a CDS encoding SGNH/GDSL hydrolase family protein, translating into MREKTLPWLMAVSALAAAACLAGLAWTLYDYFREVPPVTLTKPPEAVQEVPAAPAEDDGKFRVLALGDSLTRGYGDPEGKGYAGYLADALKGKAKEEVVLENLGVNGQTSPQLAEMLGQAAVQGQVKAADIILVSIGGNDLFRGGETLATLDLAAVAKIQEEYTKQLQGILGRLRELNPQANLFLIGLYNPFIELKDANVTSKIVRDWNYQAAETAAAYPKTVLVPTFDLFQLKVSDYLYTDQFHPNVQGYKLIAERAAALVTW; encoded by the coding sequence TTGAGAGAAAAGACGTTACCATGGCTGATGGCGGTCTCTGCGCTGGCGGCAGCCGCTTGTCTGGCCGGCCTGGCCTGGACCTTGTATGACTATTTCCGTGAAGTGCCCCCTGTCACGCTGACGAAGCCCCCTGAAGCGGTGCAGGAGGTGCCGGCCGCTCCCGCGGAGGATGACGGCAAGTTCCGCGTGCTTGCGCTGGGCGATTCCCTTACCCGGGGGTACGGCGATCCGGAGGGCAAAGGGTACGCCGGCTATTTGGCGGACGCCCTGAAAGGGAAGGCGAAGGAAGAGGTGGTCCTCGAGAACCTGGGCGTCAACGGCCAGACTTCGCCGCAGCTTGCGGAGATGCTCGGGCAGGCGGCTGTACAGGGCCAGGTGAAGGCGGCCGACATCATTCTGGTCAGCATCGGCGGCAATGACCTGTTCCGGGGCGGCGAGACGCTGGCGACGCTGGATCTTGCGGCGGTGGCGAAGATTCAGGAGGAGTACACGAAGCAGCTGCAGGGGATCCTCGGCCGGCTGCGGGAGCTGAACCCGCAGGCGAATCTGTTCCTTATCGGACTCTATAATCCGTTCATCGAGCTGAAGGATGCGAACGTGACGAGCAAGATCGTACGGGATTGGAATTATCAGGCGGCGGAGACGGCGGCCGCCTATCCGAAGACGGTGCTCGTGCCGACCTTCGACCTGTTCCAGCTCAAAGTCAGCGATTATCTGTATACGGACCAGTTCCACCCGAACGTGCAGGGGTACAAGCTCATTGCCGAACGGGCTGCGGCACTGGTGACCTGGTAA
- a CDS encoding AAC(3) family N-acetyltransferase, which translates to MGYTQQDLTAQLRAMGIDPGGTVLMHSSMKKIGDVEGGADTVLDALSGYMKDGLLVLPTHTWSYINAQNPRFHVAASPTCVGILTELFRQRPGVVRSWHPTHSVAALGRDAAAFTAGDERFDTPCARGSAWGRLLDREAVILLVGVDFRRNTYIHGIEEWVDIPGRMTDDHEALFTVLPDGTEIPVPSRRHCGLSWSQHFWKVEEALERRGAWYRGQLGDALVYVCSAVRLYEELKAMLEKDPDLFSDNEPLAPGAWD; encoded by the coding sequence ATGGGATATACGCAGCAGGACCTGACCGCCCAGCTTAGAGCGATGGGCATTGATCCCGGGGGAACGGTGCTTATGCACTCTTCCATGAAGAAGATCGGCGATGTGGAGGGCGGGGCCGACACCGTGCTGGATGCCTTATCCGGCTACATGAAGGACGGACTCCTTGTGCTTCCCACGCATACCTGGTCATATATCAACGCGCAGAATCCGCGGTTTCACGTAGCAGCATCGCCCACCTGTGTGGGCATCCTGACGGAACTCTTCCGTCAGCGTCCGGGGGTGGTCCGCTCCTGGCATCCGACCCATTCGGTAGCCGCGCTGGGCCGGGACGCCGCGGCATTCACGGCGGGGGATGAACGGTTCGATACGCCGTGCGCCCGCGGCTCCGCCTGGGGCCGGCTGCTCGACCGGGAAGCGGTGATTCTGCTGGTCGGCGTCGATTTCCGGCGGAACACCTACATCCATGGGATTGAGGAATGGGTGGACATTCCCGGCCGGATGACAGACGATCATGAGGCGCTGTTCACCGTACTGCCGGACGGGACGGAGATTCCCGTTCCATCCCGGCGCCACTGCGGCTTAAGCTGGTCCCAGCATTTCTGGAAGGTGGAGGAGGCGCTGGAACGCAGAGGTGCCTGGTACCGGGGGCAGCTGGGTGATGCGCTGGTGTATGTGTGCAGCGCTGTCCGGTTGTACGAAGAATTGAAGGCCATGCTGGAGAAGGACCCGGACCTGTTCTCGGACAACGAGCCGCTTGCCCCGGGAGCCTGGGACTGA
- a CDS encoding 1,4-dihydroxy-6-naphthoate synthase translates to MRIAFSPCPNDTFVFHAWVHGLVPGAPVPDVLYADIDITNALAASGDGPDVIKLSYAALPWVLDEYALLPCGGALGRGCGPLVLTASPEAGALGAAALSGRRVAVPSERSTAYLLFRLWAAQNVPGGVGEIVVMPFHEIMPAVRDGRIDAGLVIHEARFTYPSYGLTLLTDLGSWWEQDTGLPIPLGAIIARRSMDREALAGWIRASVEYAWAHPEVSRDYVLSKSQELDPKVAQAHIDLYVNEFTADLGESGYAAIEALLGRAAKEGLVPQFDLAKLRS, encoded by the coding sequence ATGCGGATTGCTTTTAGTCCCTGCCCCAATGATACGTTCGTGTTCCATGCCTGGGTGCACGGCCTCGTGCCGGGCGCTCCGGTCCCGGACGTCCTGTACGCCGATATTGACATCACCAACGCGCTTGCAGCCTCCGGAGACGGTCCGGACGTCATCAAGCTCTCCTACGCTGCGCTCCCATGGGTGCTGGACGAGTATGCCCTCCTGCCCTGCGGGGGTGCGCTCGGCCGCGGCTGCGGCCCGCTCGTGCTGACCGCCTCCCCGGAAGCGGGGGCGCTCGGGGCGGCAGCCCTCTCCGGCAGGCGGGTGGCCGTACCGAGCGAGCGCTCGACCGCCTACCTGCTGTTCCGGCTGTGGGCAGCCCAGAACGTGCCGGGCGGCGTAGGCGAGATCGTCGTCATGCCGTTCCACGAGATCATGCCCGCGGTCCGCGACGGCCGCATCGATGCCGGGCTCGTCATTCACGAGGCCCGCTTCACGTATCCGTCCTACGGCCTCACCCTGCTGACCGACCTCGGCAGCTGGTGGGAGCAGGATACGGGCCTGCCGATCCCCCTCGGGGCGATCATCGCGCGCCGTTCTATGGACCGGGAGGCTCTCGCCGGCTGGATCCGCGCGTCAGTCGAATATGCATGGGCCCATCCCGAGGTCTCCCGCGATTACGTGCTGAGCAAATCGCAGGAGCTCGACCCTAAGGTCGCCCAGGCGCATATCGACCTCTACGTGAACGAGTTCACGGCCGATCTCGGTGAGAGCGGCTATGCGGCCATTGAGGCGCTGCTCGGCCGGGCGGCGAAGGAAGGCCTCGTGCCCCAGTTCGATCTGGCGAAGCTGCGGTCCTGA
- a CDS encoding methyl-accepting chemotaxis protein, which translates to MRKFQMELGIKAKLILFITLLIVVGSGVMGTYAVTHAKKEILAAARTKLQGDLKSGRLLLDKVYPGPWSVREGKLYKGETLIDGNYGLIDEFGADTGDTVTIFLGDTRVATNVKKADGSRAVGTQVSDVVAEVTLRKGELYLGEANVVGQIYQAAYEPIKNEKGEIIGIWYVGVANKPYEDAIAAFRGRMQFYGVLQVAIAALVIWFFVARSTRPLVAITKAAEEVSRGNLRIEVQEVRSRDEIGRLSAAVRGMLGSLQRMIGDINEHVYLSADQVAVSSESMAKGLEDMTRAYNEVIERNRSVTRDATSGHASVRESSEVLQELSALIQTAHGKASEAHRDSKETQAIAEKGKETVQHTVECMSSIEARSAETESHILELHEYSARIASIASSITEIANSTNLLALNASIEAARAGEAGRGFAVVAGEVRKLAEQSNREAAEAGELIKKITASIELAVRSNEQGRAEVAKGSASAEAAGRALEQILAALSGTVKNITGITDVTAEEVAGSEKIIGLISGVDQTIESTLRSSETVLEIAEGISREIEQLAAGSEELTAMASDLKSTLGKISV; encoded by the coding sequence ATGAGGAAATTCCAGATGGAGCTTGGCATCAAGGCCAAATTGATCCTGTTCATCACCCTTCTGATTGTAGTGGGCAGCGGGGTTATGGGCACATATGCGGTCACGCATGCGAAGAAAGAAATTTTGGCCGCGGCCCGGACCAAGCTCCAGGGCGACCTGAAGAGCGGCAGGCTTCTGCTCGACAAAGTGTATCCGGGACCGTGGTCCGTACGGGAGGGCAAGCTCTATAAGGGCGAGACGCTCATAGACGGCAATTACGGGCTTATTGATGAATTCGGTGCCGATACGGGCGATACCGTCACGATATTCCTCGGGGATACCCGGGTGGCCACGAACGTGAAGAAAGCGGACGGTTCCCGGGCCGTGGGGACGCAGGTGTCGGATGTCGTTGCCGAAGTCACGCTCCGCAAGGGGGAGCTGTATCTCGGCGAGGCCAACGTAGTCGGCCAGATCTACCAGGCGGCCTATGAGCCGATCAAGAATGAGAAGGGCGAGATCATCGGGATTTGGTATGTGGGCGTAGCGAATAAGCCTTATGAAGATGCGATTGCCGCTTTCCGGGGCCGGATGCAGTTCTACGGCGTCCTTCAGGTGGCGATTGCCGCGCTTGTGATCTGGTTCTTTGTGGCGCGCAGCACCCGCCCGCTCGTCGCTATCACGAAGGCAGCCGAAGAAGTGTCGCGGGGCAATCTGCGGATCGAAGTGCAGGAAGTGCGTTCACGCGACGAAATCGGCCGGTTATCGGCTGCCGTGCGGGGCATGCTTGGCTCTCTGCAGCGGATGATCGGGGATATCAACGAGCACGTCTATCTCTCGGCGGATCAGGTGGCCGTGTCCTCGGAGAGCATGGCCAAGGGGCTCGAAGACATGACACGGGCCTACAATGAAGTCATCGAGCGCAACCGCAGCGTGACACGCGATGCGACAAGCGGCCATGCTTCGGTAAGGGAGTCCTCCGAGGTCCTGCAGGAGCTCTCCGCCTTGATCCAGACGGCTCACGGCAAGGCGTCGGAGGCCCATCGGGATTCGAAGGAAACGCAGGCGATTGCGGAGAAGGGGAAGGAAACCGTGCAGCATACGGTCGAATGCATGTCTTCCATTGAGGCCCGTTCGGCCGAAACCGAATCGCATATACTGGAGCTGCATGAATACTCCGCAAGAATCGCATCCATCGCTTCCTCCATCACGGAAATTGCCAATTCGACGAATCTGCTGGCATTGAACGCTTCGATCGAGGCGGCCCGTGCGGGAGAAGCGGGCCGGGGGTTCGCGGTGGTCGCGGGCGAGGTCCGGAAGCTGGCCGAGCAGTCCAACCGCGAGGCGGCGGAAGCGGGAGAGCTCATCAAGAAAATCACGGCCAGCATTGAGCTTGCCGTACGCTCCAATGAGCAGGGCCGCGCTGAAGTGGCCAAAGGCAGTGCATCGGCCGAAGCGGCCGGCCGGGCGCTCGAGCAGATTCTCGCCGCGTTGAGCGGTACCGTGAAGAACATCACGGGCATTACGGATGTGACGGCGGAAGAGGTCGCCGGCTCTGAGAAGATCATCGGGCTGATCTCGGGTGTAGACCAGACTATCGAGAGCACGCTGCGCAGTTCGGAGACTGTGCTGGAGATCGCGGAAGGAATCTCCCGGGAGATCGAGCAGCTTGCCGCCGGCTCGGAAGAATTGACGGCCATGGCTTCGGATCTCAAATCAACCTTAGGTAAAATAAGCGTCTAA
- a CDS encoding DMT family transporter codes for MQQMRHRPGGTGWIRRWGGGQPAAHAAMAAAVALWGVSFLVIKVTVSEVPPVTMAAIRFLMASLLLSVLLRRMEPGAKVERPDRRRMALAGLLGITVYFYCENKGMTLTTASNAALITAIIPILATGLDLALNRTRLSPVRSAGLLLAAAGTFLALTAGGQLASAPGHLLGNLFIACAMTAWVFYTLVNKALGSRYSGLLMTASQTRWGTLFLLPAALAEYRQWGMFSAGAWVNMAFLAVCCSAGCYFLYLYALQRLDVTVTTMYLNLVPVVGVVCGWLALGETVHPVQLAGGVLILAAIGVVQRSGREPAAGEEAGSGQGRPHTG; via the coding sequence ATGCAGCAAATGAGACATAGACCGGGCGGAACAGGATGGATCAGGCGATGGGGCGGAGGGCAGCCTGCCGCTCATGCCGCCATGGCCGCCGCGGTGGCTTTGTGGGGCGTGTCGTTCCTCGTGATCAAGGTAACGGTGAGCGAGGTGCCGCCGGTCACGATGGCTGCCATCCGGTTCCTGATGGCTTCCCTGCTGCTGAGCGTGCTGCTGCGCAGAATGGAACCGGGCGCTAAGGTGGAACGCCCTGACCGGCGTCGGATGGCCCTCGCCGGACTGCTGGGGATTACGGTCTATTTTTACTGCGAGAACAAAGGGATGACGCTCACAACCGCCTCGAACGCGGCCTTGATAACAGCCATCATTCCCATACTTGCGACGGGTCTCGACCTGGCGCTCAACCGCACGAGGCTGTCGCCGGTCCGAAGCGCCGGTCTGCTGCTTGCCGCCGCGGGGACCTTCCTGGCGCTGACGGCGGGCGGGCAGCTCGCTTCCGCTCCCGGACATCTGCTCGGGAACCTGTTCATTGCCTGCGCCATGACGGCATGGGTGTTCTACACGCTCGTGAACAAAGCACTGGGCTCCCGGTACTCGGGTCTGCTCATGACAGCAAGCCAGACCCGGTGGGGCACGCTCTTCCTGCTTCCGGCGGCCCTTGCCGAATACCGGCAGTGGGGGATGTTTTCGGCCGGTGCGTGGGTCAACATGGCCTTCCTTGCGGTATGCTGTTCCGCAGGCTGTTATTTCCTGTACCTGTACGCACTGCAGCGGCTGGATGTAACGGTAACGACCATGTACCTCAATCTGGTGCCCGTGGTTGGAGTGGTCTGCGGCTGGCTGGCGCTGGGGGAGACGGTTCATCCCGTCCAGCTGGCGGGCGGGGTGCTGATTCTGGCTGCGATCGGGGTCGTGCAGCGCAGCGGGAGAGAGCCGGCGGCCGGTGAAGAGGCGGGAAGCGGGCAGGGCCGACCGCATACGGGATAA
- a CDS encoding dicarboxylate/amino acid:cation symporter — MQNNLFTAFQTNWISLLVSLVIIGFLYFLARKRVGFGTRVLLALGLGLAAGIAFNTLKLDYKSVSTIGTIYVNLIKMLVMPLVVVLVIHSITSLSSLGQLRKIGVKTISWFLLTTGIAAAIGLAVALAVDPGAGIQQAVPKDFKAREIPTFSQVIIDLVPSNPINDMATGKVVPVLIFAIFVAVAIIHVGSKKPEAVQPVKQVVASLADILHQVVKYVIRLTPYGVYALVGSMAARYGLDTLAPLAKIIIASYIALILHFVFVFGGLVGLVAKVNPLKFFRKAYPTAAVAFTTRSSYATLPVNLEVITKRLRVSDRIASFVAPLGATMNFNGCGGVWPAVVAVFVAKVYNIPLGPSEYIVLILVAVISSIGVAGVPGPATISTTVVLTALGLPLEGMGLVIAVESVIDMGRTAVNATGTTVTSLLVANAEGEFDRESFNRGEEDPLETATA, encoded by the coding sequence GTGCAAAACAATCTCTTTACGGCATTCCAGACGAACTGGATTTCGCTTCTCGTCTCGCTTGTTATTATCGGATTCCTATACTTCCTCGCACGCAAGCGCGTAGGCTTCGGTACACGTGTCCTGCTCGCCCTTGGCCTGGGGCTGGCGGCCGGGATTGCCTTCAACACGCTCAAGCTGGACTACAAGAGCGTCTCGACGATCGGAACGATCTATGTCAACCTGATCAAGATGCTCGTCATGCCGCTGGTCGTCGTTCTTGTTATTCACAGCATCACGTCGCTGTCGAGCCTTGGTCAGCTGCGCAAGATCGGCGTGAAGACGATCTCCTGGTTCCTGCTTACGACCGGTATTGCCGCAGCGATCGGCCTGGCCGTCGCTCTGGCGGTCGATCCGGGCGCCGGGATTCAGCAGGCTGTGCCGAAGGACTTCAAGGCACGCGAAATTCCGACCTTCTCCCAGGTGATCATCGATCTCGTTCCGTCGAACCCGATCAATGATATGGCCACAGGCAAGGTCGTGCCGGTGCTGATCTTCGCGATCTTCGTGGCCGTCGCCATCATCCATGTCGGCTCGAAGAAGCCGGAAGCCGTTCAGCCGGTGAAGCAGGTCGTAGCCTCGCTCGCCGATATTCTGCACCAGGTGGTCAAGTACGTGATCCGTCTGACGCCGTACGGGGTGTACGCGCTAGTCGGCTCCATGGCCGCCCGTTACGGCCTCGATACGCTGGCTCCGCTGGCGAAGATTATCATCGCCTCTTACATCGCCCTCATCCTGCATTTTGTGTTTGTCTTCGGCGGTCTGGTCGGTCTGGTGGCCAAGGTCAATCCGCTGAAGTTCTTCCGCAAGGCCTATCCTACGGCGGCCGTCGCCTTCACGACCCGCAGCAGCTATGCCACGCTGCCGGTGAACCTGGAGGTCATTACGAAGCGCCTGCGCGTATCGGACCGGATCGCCTCCTTCGTGGCCCCGCTCGGCGCCACGATGAACTTCAACGGGTGCGGCGGCGTCTGGCCTGCCGTGGTGGCGGTGTTCGTCGCGAAGGTCTATAATATCCCGCTCGGCCCTTCGGAATATATCGTGCTGATCCTCGTTGCGGTCATCTCCTCCATCGGGGTGGCCGGGGTACCGGGACCGGCAACGATCTCCACCACCGTTGTCCTGACGGCGCTCGGGCTGCCGCTGGAGGGCATGGGGCTGGTGATCGCGGTGGAATCCGTCATCGA
- a CDS encoding AraC family transcriptional regulator, producing the protein MPHDIRFYRDPALPQLECKVCAAGEMPAKKHFHEEYSLGIVEDGASRVWCDGRELDMKAGRLIWIPPYVPHACSPLEASGWRYKMLFIHAEWMEGLGEELRLSGPSLVMDRKSTRRSRGLMNRVAECLAGRRSPLETETRLLQLAGGLLNPNAEVEAYAAGTAGERRKLARVQEYLHAHALEGVTLERLEAVSGLSRFRLVHRFTGAFRIPPHAYQTMLRLHYAKRELAKRRSIAEVAAEAGFYDQSHFTKSFKSYTGVTPLAYTDALR; encoded by the coding sequence ATGCCGCACGATATCCGGTTTTACCGGGATCCGGCCCTGCCGCAACTCGAATGCAAGGTTTGTGCTGCAGGCGAAATGCCGGCCAAAAAGCATTTTCACGAAGAATATTCCCTCGGCATCGTGGAGGACGGAGCCAGCCGGGTCTGGTGCGACGGCCGGGAGCTGGACATGAAGGCGGGCAGACTGATCTGGATCCCGCCCTATGTGCCGCATGCCTGCAGCCCCTTGGAGGCGTCCGGGTGGCGGTACAAAATGCTCTTCATCCATGCAGAATGGATGGAGGGGCTGGGAGAAGAACTGCGGCTCAGCGGCCCGTCTCTCGTCATGGACCGGAAGAGCACGCGGAGAAGCCGCGGGCTGATGAACCGCGTGGCCGAGTGTCTCGCCGGGCGGAGGTCCCCGCTGGAGACCGAGACCCGGCTGCTGCAGCTGGCCGGCGGCCTGCTGAACCCGAACGCCGAGGTCGAAGCCTATGCGGCGGGTACGGCCGGCGAGCGCCGTAAGCTTGCGCGGGTGCAGGAGTATCTGCACGCCCATGCTCTGGAAGGGGTGACGCTGGAGCGGCTGGAAGCCGTATCGGGGCTCAGCCGGTTCCGGCTCGTACACCGGTTTACCGGTGCCTTCCGGATTCCGCCCCATGCTTACCAGACGATGCTGCGCCTGCACTACGCCAAGCGGGAGCTCGCCAAGCGCCGTAGCATTGCCGAGGTGGCGGCCGAGGCGGGCTTCTACGACCAGAGCCACTTTACCAAAAGCTTCAAGAGCTACACGGGTGTTACCCCGCTGGCCTATACCGATGCACTCCGGTAA
- a CDS encoding uracil-DNA glycosylase family protein, whose translation MLLTSRLEQYREAILSLPGDRPLTREELLTGTFRLHREGRVEVYYAPHGEYVNPAARLVIIGITPGWTQMELAFRTARRLLGEGVPLEETARLVKREARFAGGMRRNLEDMLEGLGLPRLLGVPDAGALFGGGGGEGEALLHTTSMLRDPVFAGGRNYTGHNPALPASPFLLEAARASLAHELPLLRRPLIVPLGKIVEAVLRHMAEDGFLDSGQVLWGFPHPSGANGHRHAQFAGNREPMQAAAEVFFGGG comes from the coding sequence GTGCTGCTGACGAGCCGACTGGAACAATACAGGGAGGCGATTCTCTCGCTTCCGGGGGACCGCCCGCTGACACGGGAGGAGCTGCTGACGGGTACCTTCCGGCTTCACCGGGAGGGACGGGTGGAGGTGTATTACGCGCCGCACGGCGAGTATGTGAATCCTGCCGCCCGGCTTGTCATCATCGGCATCACGCCGGGCTGGACCCAGATGGAGCTCGCCTTCCGCACGGCCCGCCGGCTGCTTGGCGAAGGCGTCCCCCTGGAGGAGACGGCCCGGCTGGTGAAGCGGGAAGCCCGGTTCGCTGGGGGGATGCGGCGGAACCTGGAAGACATGCTGGAGGGGCTCGGGCTGCCGCGCCTGCTCGGTGTTCCGGATGCCGGAGCCTTGTTCGGCGGCGGTGGTGGCGAAGGCGAGGCGCTGCTGCACACGACCTCTATGCTGCGTGACCCGGTCTTCGCCGGCGGCCGCAACTACACGGGCCACAACCCGGCGCTGCCGGCCTCGCCGTTCCTGCTGGAGGCGGCGCGGGCCTCGCTCGCCCATGAACTGCCGCTGCTCCGGCGTCCGCTGATCGTGCCGCTCGGCAAAATCGTAGAAGCCGTCCTCCGGCACATGGCGGAGGACGGCTTCTTGGACAGCGGTCAGGTGCTGTGGGGCTTCCCCCACCCGTCGGGAGCCAACGGCCACCGGCATGCGCAGTTCGCCGGGAACCGGGAACCGATGCAGGCAGCGGCCGAGGTCTTCTTCGGCGGCGGCTGA
- a CDS encoding ABC transporter permease produces MINLVYNEMLKLTGKRKLLVVTLIIAVLISLFTYAQYRQGMENLKRFGNVDWRTAVQQQISNWENRLNSGRVPEASRAELQIRIAQQQYYLDADVNPALPGAPTFVRNFVENATTLLLPLMMMVIASDIVSSEHSAGTVKVLLTRPVRRWRILLSKYLALTLAVSFIILMFGLLSALISGAVFGFQGWGAPVLTGFSASGGELDASRVHSLPQWQYIAMEMGLAWFVSLVVATLSFMLSVLIRSTAAGMGIMLACLIAGVILKEMVASWESAKYLFMVNLELIDYLEDAAPPIEGMSLGFSLLVLLAWGAAGLLVSFVSFTRRDVY; encoded by the coding sequence TTGATTAATCTGGTTTATAACGAAATGCTGAAGCTCACCGGCAAACGGAAGCTGCTCGTGGTCACGCTGATCATCGCGGTGCTCATCTCCCTCTTCACTTATGCGCAGTACCGGCAGGGGATGGAGAACCTGAAGCGGTTCGGCAATGTGGACTGGCGGACGGCCGTGCAGCAGCAGATCTCGAACTGGGAAAACCGGCTGAATTCCGGCCGGGTGCCGGAAGCCTCCCGCGCGGAGCTGCAGATCCGCATCGCCCAGCAGCAGTATTATCTCGACGCCGATGTGAATCCGGCACTGCCGGGCGCCCCGACGTTCGTCCGCAACTTCGTGGAGAACGCGACGACGCTGCTGCTTCCGCTGATGATGATGGTGATCGCCTCGGATATCGTATCCTCGGAGCACAGCGCGGGCACCGTGAAGGTGCTGCTGACCCGTCCGGTGAGGCGCTGGCGCATCCTCCTCAGCAAATATCTGGCGCTGACCCTGGCCGTCTCCTTCATCATCCTGATGTTCGGGCTGCTCTCGGCGCTGATCTCCGGGGCCGTCTTCGGCTTCCAGGGCTGGGGGGCGCCGGTGCTGACCGGCTTCTCCGCCAGCGGGGGAGAGCTCGATGCCTCCCGGGTGCATTCGCTGCCGCAGTGGCAGTACATCGCGATGGAGATGGGGCTGGCCTGGTTCGTGTCGCTCGTGGTGGCGACGCTCTCGTTCATGCTGTCGGTGCTCATCCGCAGCACCGCCGCCGGCATGGGCATCATGCTGGCCTGCCTGATTGCCGGCGTCATCCTGAAGGAAATGGTGGCCTCCTGGGAGTCGGCCAAATATCTCTTCATGGTCAATCTGGAGCTGATCGATTATCTGGAGGATGCGGCACCGCCGATCGAGGGGATGTCGCTCGGTTTCTCGCTCCTTGTGCTGCTGGCGTGGGGAGCGGCGGGGCTGCTGGTATCGTTCGTATCCTTCACCCGCAGGGACGTTTACTAG
- a CDS encoding ABC transporter ATP-binding protein yields MSEITLAVRGLRKVIGGREIIRGIDLELRRGEVFGFLGPNGAGKTTTIRMLVGLIRPTAGTIEVCGYDVDKQFPQAMSNLGCIVENPELYGYLSGWSNLQYFARMMDGVDEARIREVVELVGLSARIHDKVKTYSLGMRQRVGIAQALLGRPKVLILDEPTNGLDPSGIREMREFIRFLAEKEGLTVFVSSHLLGEIQQLCDRVAIISKGEVVRVDAVHTLLSRQERVLWKLSSPEKGRQVLEGLTPDVERQEEYVVTPYQEGEIGRWNRALVEAGVDVLEMNRKLPSLEDLFLELTGGQSID; encoded by the coding sequence ATGAGTGAGATTACGCTGGCGGTGCGCGGCCTCCGCAAGGTGATCGGCGGCCGGGAGATTATCCGCGGCATCGACCTCGAGCTGCGGCGGGGCGAAGTGTTCGGCTTCCTCGGGCCGAACGGGGCGGGCAAGACGACGACCATCCGCATGCTCGTTGGACTGATCCGGCCCACAGCCGGCACGATCGAGGTGTGCGGCTATGATGTGGACAAGCAGTTCCCGCAGGCCATGAGCAACCTTGGCTGCATTGTGGAGAATCCGGAGCTTTACGGCTATCTTAGCGGGTGGAGCAACCTGCAGTATTTTGCCCGGATGATGGATGGGGTCGATGAGGCTCGAATCCGCGAGGTGGTCGAGCTCGTGGGGCTCAGCGCCCGGATTCACGACAAGGTGAAGACGTATTCGCTCGGCATGCGGCAGCGGGTCGGTATCGCACAGGCGCTGCTGGGTCGTCCCAAGGTGCTCATTCTGGATGAGCCGACCAACGGGCTTGATCCGTCGGGCATCCGCGAGATGCGGGAGTTCATCCGCTTCCTGGCCGAGAAGGAAGGACTGACCGTCTTCGTCTCAAGCCATCTGCTCGGCGAGATCCAGCAGCTGTGCGACCGGGTGGCGATCATCTCGAAGGGCGAGGTGGTCCGGGTGGATGCGGTCCACACCCTGCTGTCCCGGCAGGAGCGGGTGCTGTGGAAGCTCTCTTCGCCCGAGAAGGGCCGGCAGGTGCTTGAAGGGCTGACTCCGGACGTCGAGCGGCAGGAGGAGTATGTCGTGACCCCGTATCAGGAAGGGGAGATCGGCCGGTGGAACCGGGCGCTGGTGGAAGCGGGCGTGGACGTCCTGGAGATGAACCGGAAGCTGCCGTCGCTCGAAGACTTGTTCCTGGAACTGACAGGAGGGCAGAGCATTGATTAA